Proteins encoded within one genomic window of Empedobacter falsenii:
- the tsaB gene encoding tRNA (adenosine(37)-N6)-threonylcarbamoyltransferase complex dimerization subunit type 1 TsaB, whose translation MATILNLETSTKNCSVSIAKDGVQLCLVEESDENYAHGEKLNQFVDWCVEGAQINWKDIEAVCVSKGPGSYTGLRIGVSSAKGFAYGSDIPLMAINSLQILAESQLNQEVDYIIPMIDARRMEVYTALFDKQGNQLTETEAKVIDETSFEELKGKKIIFVGDGAEKCQEVLAHLDATFIQTFPSAKDMIRVAEEKFNQKSFEDVAYFEPYYLKDFVAGKKKSE comes from the coding sequence ATGGCAACAATCTTAAATTTAGAAACTTCAACAAAAAATTGTTCAGTTTCGATTGCTAAAGATGGCGTTCAACTATGTTTGGTTGAAGAAAGTGATGAAAATTATGCACATGGCGAAAAACTGAATCAGTTTGTGGATTGGTGTGTGGAAGGTGCGCAAATAAATTGGAAAGATATCGAGGCGGTTTGTGTTTCAAAAGGTCCTGGGTCTTATACAGGTTTACGTATTGGCGTTTCGTCTGCCAAAGGTTTTGCATATGGTTCTGATATCCCGTTGATGGCGATTAATTCGTTGCAAATTTTGGCGGAATCACAATTAAATCAAGAGGTTGATTATATCATTCCGATGATTGATGCAAGACGAATGGAAGTCTATACAGCTTTGTTCGATAAGCAAGGAAATCAGTTAACAGAAACCGAAGCGAAAGTAATCGACGAAACTTCTTTTGAAGAATTGAAAGGAAAGAAAATTATTTTTGTGGGTGATGGAGCAGAAAAATGTCAAGAAGTTTTAGCGCATTTGGATGCTACGTTTATACAAACTTTTCCATCGGCAAAAGATATGATTCGTGTTGCGGAAGAAAAATTTAACCAAAAGTCATTTGAAGATGTTGCGTATTTCGAGCCATATTATTTGAAGGATTTTGTGGCTGGAAAAAAGAAATCTGAATAA
- a CDS encoding DUF423 domain-containing protein has product MKNLVLTIASLYGMTAVILGAFGAHAFKKILPAEKLASFEVGVRYQMYHAIVLLAVGMYFQFNNGLERSAAWCLIAGTFVFSVSIYLLSFAEHWNVNLKFLGPITPLGGLFMIIGWGLLAWIFMKGK; this is encoded by the coding sequence ATGAAAAATCTTGTGTTGACAATCGCTTCATTATACGGAATGACGGCGGTTATATTAGGCGCTTTCGGAGCTCATGCGTTCAAGAAAATTTTACCTGCGGAAAAATTAGCAAGTTTTGAAGTAGGGGTACGTTATCAAATGTATCATGCAATAGTTTTATTAGCTGTTGGAATGTATTTTCAATTTAACAACGGATTAGAACGCTCTGCTGCTTGGTGTTTAATTGCCGGAACATTTGTTTTTTCTGTAAGTATCTATTTGTTGTCATTCGCAGAACATTGGAACGTAAACCTTAAATTTTTAGGACCAATTACGCCACTTGGAGGATTATTCATGATTATCGGTTGGGGTTTATTGGCTTGGATTTTTATGAAAGGAAAATAA